A portion of the Streptococcus urinalis 2285-97 genome contains these proteins:
- a CDS encoding S66 family peptidase — protein MTVKKIGIISLSRGLLGEEMVNHEIKIGLNRLQRYPIDVSFLPNAQKGIDYLRNNPQKRAEDLLMAFKDPTIDMILCAIGGDDTYRLLPYLFANDQLKKVVSEKIFLGFSDTTMNHFMLHKLGLKTFYGQAFLPDICELSSDMLPYSRSYFDELLTIKQIKEIRPSQIWYQGRIDFSKAAIGVSMPHYKDRGFELLRGEPIFEGKILGGCLDSIYDMFDNSRYDNTVYLCQKFQLFPSLEEWKGKILLLETSEENPSPKKYRTMIKTLEDFGIFNVINGLLIGKPQNENHYGAYKKILLEEIDNKKLPIIYNINIGHATPRCIMPFGVQATVDVTKQVIQFNNE, from the coding sequence ATGACTGTTAAAAAAATTGGAATTATTAGTCTTTCCAGAGGTCTTCTTGGAGAAGAAATGGTTAATCATGAAATTAAGATTGGCTTAAATCGTCTACAACGGTATCCAATTGATGTCAGTTTTTTACCAAATGCACAAAAAGGAATAGACTATCTCAGAAATAATCCTCAAAAAAGAGCAGAAGATTTATTAATGGCATTTAAAGATCCAACTATTGATATGATTCTTTGTGCCATTGGTGGTGATGATACTTATAGGCTTCTACCTTATTTATTTGCAAATGATCAGTTAAAGAAGGTAGTCTCAGAGAAAATTTTCCTAGGCTTTTCAGATACTACCATGAACCATTTTATGCTTCATAAGCTTGGTTTAAAAACATTTTATGGGCAAGCTTTCCTACCTGATATCTGTGAATTGTCAAGTGATATGTTACCTTATAGTAGATCCTATTTTGATGAATTGCTAACGATAAAACAGATAAAAGAAATCCGTCCAAGTCAGATTTGGTACCAAGGAAGAATAGATTTTAGTAAAGCAGCTATTGGTGTTTCTATGCCTCATTATAAAGATAGAGGATTCGAATTACTTAGAGGGGAACCCATTTTTGAAGGTAAGATTTTAGGAGGTTGTCTTGACTCCATTTATGATATGTTTGATAATTCTAGATATGATAACACTGTTTATCTTTGCCAAAAATTCCAGTTATTTCCAAGTTTAGAAGAGTGGAAAGGGAAAATTTTGTTACTGGAAACAAGTGAAGAAAATCCTTCTCCAAAAAAGTATCGTACAATGATAAAAACACTTGAAGATTTTGGTATTTTCAATGTTATCAATGGTCTTTTAATTGGAAAACCGCAAAATGAGAATCATTATGGGGCCTATAAAAAAATATTACTCGAAGAAATAGATAATAAAAAGCTTCCAATTATCTATAATATTAACATTGGTCATGCGACACCAAGGTGTATCATGCCATTTGGTGTTCAAGCCACAGTTGATGTTACAAAACAAGTGATTCAGTTTAATAATGAATGA
- a CDS encoding DinB family protein, translating into MTNFVDLMKSDLEEAYQRFVRAFDGVTKEEANAFPVANLSSQIKSMTWLAWHTARELDFQIAFLAKEEPIWHSQKWEEKFPFDVADWKHSLVDAQRIWVDDTSILLAYLKAAKDYAKSYIDKVDESELAEIIS; encoded by the coding sequence ATGACAAATTTTGTAGATTTAATGAAATCAGATCTTGAAGAAGCCTATCAACGTTTTGTTCGTGCTTTTGATGGTGTGACAAAAGAAGAAGCAAATGCATTTCCCGTTGCCAATCTATCAAGTCAGATAAAATCAATGACATGGCTAGCTTGGCATACAGCGCGTGAATTAGACTTTCAGATTGCTTTTTTAGCCAAAGAAGAACCTATATGGCATAGTCAAAAATGGGAAGAAAAATTTCCTTTTGATGTTGCTGATTGGAAACATAGTTTAGTTGATGCCCAACGAATTTGGGTAGATGATACTAGTATCTTATTGGCATATCTGAAAGCAGCAAAAGATTATGCAAAGAGCTATATTGATAAAGTAGATGAATCAGAATTAGCTGAAATTATTTCTTAA